A single Thiohalobacter thiocyanaticus DNA region contains:
- a CDS encoding PDC sensor domain-containing protein, with amino-acid sequence MNDATLESITAGDGLQASITRQRQALEGMITIPLQRLAERCAQVWPEREWLNQALSSGLHELPYCQFLYVTDKYGRQICDNATHQGLLPEHFGRDRSDRPYMNRVLPIQGMLLSDSYMSLRAHRPSITAVQVIRKDDAIVGFLGADFDLRDLPLTRELYDEPHHWRQIKGDPAIRRNVFLQTRTETELDRRIRDVLAIMEELIIDHGVFHCILHFSSNRATVWFVDDPYRYRLLDLDALIDPDVCMAFGRTPYPDKAVIPAVRIGEILDGFRELRFADETIYLRSGSLNIFNGLVALTFSCDGSHYLPYAEFLDRGMPFWSAANSTPA; translated from the coding sequence ATGAACGACGCTACGCTTGAATCGATCACGGCCGGCGACGGCCTGCAGGCCAGCATCACCCGCCAGCGCCAGGCGCTGGAAGGCATGATCACCATCCCGCTGCAGCGGCTGGCCGAGCGCTGCGCGCAGGTCTGGCCGGAACGCGAATGGCTGAATCAGGCCCTGAGTTCGGGCCTGCACGAATTGCCGTACTGCCAGTTCCTGTACGTGACCGACAAGTACGGTCGCCAGATCTGCGACAACGCCACCCACCAGGGGCTGCTGCCCGAGCACTTCGGCCGTGACCGTTCGGATCGGCCCTACATGAACCGGGTGCTGCCGATCCAGGGCATGCTGCTGTCGGACTCCTACATGAGTCTGCGCGCCCACCGGCCCTCGATCACCGCGGTTCAGGTGATCCGCAAGGACGATGCGATCGTGGGGTTTCTCGGCGCGGACTTCGACCTGCGCGACCTGCCGCTGACGCGCGAGCTCTACGACGAGCCGCACCACTGGCGCCAGATCAAGGGCGACCCGGCCATCCGCCGCAACGTCTTTCTGCAGACCCGTACCGAGACCGAGCTGGACCGTCGCATCCGCGACGTGCTTGCCATCATGGAGGAGTTGATCATCGATCACGGGGTGTTCCACTGTATCCTGCATTTTTCCAGCAATCGCGCCACGGTCTGGTTCGTCGACGACCCCTACCGTTACCGCCTGCTGGATCTGGATGCACTCATCGATCCGGACGTCTGCATGGCCTTCGGCCGTACGCCCTATCCGGACAAGGCGGTGATCCCGGCCGTGCGCATAGGCGAGATCCTGGACGGCTTTCGCGAACTGCGTTTCGCCGACGAGACCATCTACCTGCGTTCCGGCTCGCTCAACATCTTCAACGGCCTGGTGGCGCTGACCTTCTCCTGCGACGGCAGTCATTACCTGCCCTATGCCGAATTCCTCGATCGCGGTATGCCCTTCTGGAGCGCTGCCAACTCCACTCCCGCCTGA